The region TTAATTTAGATTCTATTTTTTGATAAGATAGCTTTGGGGTTGTTCTTAAAAAATAGATGCTTCCAGCAGGAACTGCTTTCTGCATGGCTTTAGGTTTATTTTTAAGTATATCAAAGCCACCAATAGTTTGTGTTTTCCCCAAGCAAGCAGACAAGATTTCAAAACCTGCTTCTTTTAATTCATCTATACCTGTTCCACTATCAAAAAAAGTTGGACTGTATAAATACAATCTTAGGTAATTAAAAGACTCGTCAAAACTGTTGAGTAGTTTAGTTTTTATCTTATGGATTTTTCTCTCTTTAGTAAAAAACTCATAAGAGACTCCTCTTCCTTCACCACCTAGCTTAAGTAAACCTTTTGAAGGAAATTTCTTTTCATGATCTTCAACTTCTAATTCTACCACGAAATAAATATCTTCTTTAAATTGACTAGAATTGATTCTATAAAGCATCCCTTCTTCAGCGGTATGGCTTTGATTGTTTCTTTTGACACCTACCTTATGAGACTTCTCTATTAATTTACTATGCGATTTAATGCTTAAGTTCCCTCTTTTAGGGTATAAGTAAATGTTGTTAGAAAACGAAGTACTATCTATGAAGGCTTCTTTAGAACCTTCGATTACTGTATCCTTATGTGCAACTAACTTGTAGTTAGGAATACCTTGATAATTAGATAAAGATAAATGGCTATTTGCATCTTTTATAAGTTTAAAAACACCAGTTTTATTTTCATTATCTTTTTCATAATAAGTATCCAAGGGAACAGGTAAATACAAGCGATCCACGCCCTTGTTCCCATCATATAAAAACACTCTCCCTAGCTTAAGTTTCTCTAATTCTTTTTTTCTTTCAACAGGATTTTGTGATTTGACTTTTTCACAATCTACTATACCATGTGTCATCAACATAGAATAAATAGCTCCCCAAAACACGGAAGGATTGGGTAACAAAGAAGATTCTGTCCAAGACACTTCTCCTCCCGAAAAAGGTTTTCCTGTTCTAAAAAACAGCGTGTCTAAAGGACGTATTTTTAAATATTTTTTAGTCATTTTTTTGGAGTTCAGCAGCAAGTTTTTCTGCTAATTTTAAAAAGTGGATGTAGTTTTGGTCGTCTAGATAATATTTATTAAAATCTATTGTTTTATAGTGCTCGGACAATAAATACTGGAGTTGTTCAATTAAACAAGTATCTATTTTTTTATGAGATCCAGTAGAGCGTTTTATTAAACGAGCCAATTCTGTTTTTGTAGCTGCTCTTAATAAATCAGTTTGAGCAAAATTATATTCTCCACTCAATGATCTTAATTCTTGAGCAAAAGAGAAAATAAACTTGTTGGTTAAATCTTTATCTTTTAAGCGTTCAACTAGACATTCTAAAATTTTCCAGTCTTCATTTTTAAAATAGGCTTCAGCTAAAACAGCACTACTAGTCATGAAACAAAGTCCTGTATTGTCTTTTTGGTTTTCTGCTTTTCGATAGAGCTTGGCTTGTGCTTCTAATAATTTCGACTTTTTGACAACCTCTGAAAGTGGCGTTTTATAATGGGCAACAACAACCCCCATAGAAAAAGTAAATGGATCAGCTTCATCAGGATAAAGTTCTTCTACTTTTTGAGCAATTATTTTTTGAAAAAGTTGTCGTAAATGAGCAACTACCTCAAATAAACTCCCCAAATTGACAAACCCTAAAAAATCATCTCCTCCTGCATAAACTGTTTTACCTCTGTTCTTAACATCTAAATATATTCTAGCTTGTTTAGCAAATTCCATTAAGTATTTAGAAAATGTTTGATGTTGTTTTTTTTGGGTTGCTTTTGCTAACCATTTACCCATGCTATCTCCATCAAAACGAAGGAGGGCGTAATATTTAGTATAGAGCAGCTTTTGTTCTTTGATTAGCTTAATTAAGTTTTCGAGTTGCTTTTGTGCAGCAAGAAGCAGTCTTTGTTGATCTTGTTTTATGGTTTCCTTTGAAGATGAATTGCCTTCATACTGCTTACTATGAATCCAATACTTTTCAAAATATTTTTGAGTCAAGTTATCTTTAAATAAAAGTTGGTTATCATAACAATTCTTGCCAAACAAGTCCTTATATGCCTCTAAAATTTGTTTAAGAGGTTGATTTAAATTTAGCAAAGCAATAGTTGCTGTAGAGGGAAAGCTTTGGTTAGGTTTATTTCTATATAAGCGTTTAAAAAAACTAATAGCAGATAAACCTTCGCCAGGTTGAATGTGGCGGAGTTGAATTTTTTTATAATCAGGTGAAATAATAAAATTGTCTTGACTAAATAGTTTTTTATACTGAATATCTTGGAATTTTTTGTCTTTCTCAGAAAATTCCTTTCTATAAACCTTTACATTGTATTGACCATCTACATTACACTTTCGCCCCAATTCTTGCTTGGGAAACTGGTGGATTTGGCGGAAATTTTTGATAATTGCTAAATTAGCTTCCAATTCTTTAAAGCAGTTTTTATAATTGTCTGTTCCCTCATCATAAGGAACAGCAACCCAATAAATTTCTAGGAAATTTTTAAGCTGCTCACACATACCTAATGGTTGATCTTTGGAACTCAATACCCCCTTAAAGAGGGCATTAGCCTTTTGCTCAAAACAATTTTGAATTAAATTTTCTAATCCTTTGGCAAAAACATTAATATCCTTTGCATTTAACAAAGCGACAATTCTATTAGGATAAGAATTGTCATTTTTTTCTATATCGGAATTAAATTCACTAGTTTTACTAATATCATTGGGATAAATTAACTCACCTTGCATTCCTTGTATATAACTTATACCAGAATGAATCAAATCTGCTAATAATTGACTTCCTGCATATAAGTCTTGTGTTTTGCGAGCTTGGGCTATGAAAGATTGGACTGGACCTATGGTGAATAATAAGAGGTGTTTAGGCATTTAGCTTTTTTTTACGTGATTGATTAATTTTTGTTGAATTTCGTAACAATCTTCATTTACAATTTTATATCTATTTTTTATCTCTTTGACTGTTTTTAGCTTAGTAACTAGAATGTAAGGACTGTTTTCTTCATAAATGGCAAAAATTATGGGTGATGCAAAACGAGGGGTTCCACTACCTATATATTCTGAGTAACTCCATTCATTTTTTTTGGACTTGGTATTATGTGTAGCTTTACTTATAATTTCTCTTAAATTGGAACAACTTTTATTTCCTTTTAATATTATTTTTTCAATACTATAAATGTGCGGAATAGGTTGCCTAAGGTTACTAAAAGTAGTTTTAATTATGTTATTAGAGCCACCTAATGAAAAGGGAGAATTCTTATCTAAAGAAAGAAGGTTTAATTTCTCTACTAATGTTTTTCCAAATAGAACGGAAGAATATTTTGTTTCTAAGTTGTCTAGTTTATAACTTACAATTTTTAGTTGACCATTTGCTCTTCTAGCTCGTCTACCTAAACCACCTAATAGGCAAAAGACTTCAAAAAGAGCTTTTAGTTTTTCAATATCAAATATATATTCATCTCCTAGTGGAATTTTTTGAGATATTTTTAAAATTATTTCAAATTGCTCTCCAATCGGAGAAGATTTGATAGGATTGCCTTTATGAGCTACTAACTTATATTGTCTTTCAAATGCTATTTTATTTTTACAAAGAATAATTACCCGACTTTGCTGCTCCGTATTCCCAAAAATCTTCCCTTCTCGTTCTTTCAACTCCTTCAAAGACAAATGCCCATTCAAAGCCCGCCACCAAAAACGGAGTGCCCCCTTAATAGAAGACGCACGAAGTTCAGGTGTTTTTCCATCTGCTCCAGCAAGAAACATAGGTGTAATGGTTTCGCAAGTAAATATAATTTTATGCATAAAGAAAGGAAGTTTTATGTGTAAATATTAGATATGAAAAAAACATGTTTTCTCTTCTAAAGTTATAATTTTTCTATTATAAAAAAAATTACGATAAATTTTATGTTCAAAATAAATTCATTGGATTCATCCTTATTAATCAATAAACATTCCACGCTATATAATGCTATTTTGAAGCATTTTTTATATATTGGATGGTCATTTATTGATTTTAATTGTAATTTTTTGATAGTTTATAATGGAGAAAATATTAATCTCTTGGTTAGCGATACAGAATGATTTTGTACAAACAAGAAAGGGGAAAGAAATCAATCTTCTAGGGCCAAACTATTTATATCACCAACATTATTATGACTATGAAAAGCACATCTTGTTATCTTCTGCAAAAAGTGAAGAAGTAGATACCGCAGGTATTTTCTTTAAGAATAAGCTCTATCAAGACTTCCCAAAGCATCAAGTACAGTTGGAGTATATAGACATTAAAGATGTTATTGACTTAAATGAGGTTTATCAAAAAGTATTGCCTATATTAATAACTTATAGAACAGCAAAAATTGACATCTTCTTTTCGCCAGGCACTGCAGTAATGCGTTTGGTTTGGTTTATTTGCCACCAAACACTAGGTTTAGACACCGCACTAATCCAAACCCGAAAACCCATCTATGGCAAAACACTCCAACCAGAACGAATCTACCTAGAACTCCAAAGAGATGCCTTTCCAAGTGGTTTAATTATTAGAGAAGCGAACCAAAAACAAAAGCTCAAAAAAATACCTAAATCTAAGCAAATTTGTATTACATCTAGTTTGGAGCCTGTCTATGAAGAAGCCTTTAAGGTCGCTCAAACAGATGTTACTGCACTAATCTTAGGGGAGAGTGGGACAGGAAAAGAACACCTCGCTAAATATATTCACCAACAATCCTTACGCAAAGATGCTCCGTTTATAACTGTGAATTGCTCGGCTATGCGAGATGATCTTTTAGAATCAAGGCTCTATGGGCACAAAAAAGGAAGTTTTACAGGAGCTATCACCGATCAAGAAGGACTGTTTGAAAAAGCTGAAGGAGGAAGTGTTTTTTTGGATGAAATTGGAGATATTAGTCTATATATGCAACAGTCATTATTGCGTATTTTGCAAGAAAAAGAAATTCAGCCAATAGGAAAAATTCCTAAAAAGGTAAATGTTCGAATTATTGCTGCAACTAATAAGGACTTAATCCAATGTTGTGAAGAAGGAAAATTTAGATGGGACTTATACTATCGTTTGTCAATTGTTGATTTAGAAATTCCTTCTTTTAGAAGTTTTACGAAAGCAGATAAAAAGAAATTAATTAATTTTTTCTTGAAGTTATATGGAAATATTTATTCTAGGAGTATTAGTTTAAGCAAGAAATTAGAGGAAGAAATATTGACCTATGCCTTTCCTGGAAATATCCGAGAATTAGAAAATATGATTGAACGATTTTATGTTTTAGGAAAAGGACAAATTGAGACATCATTGTTGCCCAACCGAATTAAATCTCCTCAAATCGTATTTTCAACTAAGCTATCAGATATGGAAAAACAGCACATTAAAAAAGTTTTAGAACAATATCATTACAACTTATCACAAACAGCTAAGGCTTTAGGGATTGTTTTAAATACTTTAAAGAAGAAAATACTGCTGTATAATATTAAACGTAAGTGAGGTTTATCTTTTTACATACTTTCCAAGTTACAAATTAGTAACCTCCATGCAAGGATTGTCACCTAATAAACCTAGGTGACGGGAATACTATCACTCTGATTTGGAGTTTCTTAAACTAGGATTTAGTCTTGAAAGGAGCATAACATATGCTTTAAGGGGATAGGAGAATAGCAATTTATAGGTTGATAATAAGTTAACTATATTATATATTTTAAAAATAAATAAAATCAATACACTTGCTTTGTCTGTATATTTGATTTACCTTTGCCGCATCTTTATTATACATCCATTCTTTAAATGGATGTTTTAGTTTAATGGCAAAATAGTTCATGAAAAATTGATGAATTATTTTTGTGTTTGGATACTAAACAATAACTCATATATGAAAACAACTACCCATTTTTCAAAAGCAACTCACTTTTATATATAACCCATAAAAAATCTTCACAAACAAACTCTTCTTATTAAGGTATTATTAAAAGAAATATTAGATTATGAAAAGATAATCTAATACAATGTCTCCTTTCATAATTGGAAGATGACATCGATATTTTTTTATAAACAGCCTAATAGCCAATAACCTTTTATCAAAAACACATGAAGTTCCAGTCTATAATTTTTAATAAGATATTTTATGTATGCTTATATAATGTAATTACTATTAGCATATACGCCCAAAGTCCAACCTTTGTATCTATAAACACAGTAGATACAGAGTGTGGTATGAGCACAGGATCTATTAGTTTGACACCTTTATTAACAGGTACTTATTCTTATTTGTGGGAAGATGGAAGTACAACGAATACTCGGAATAACTTGCCACTAGGTAACTACAGTTGCACGGTTACAAAGGATGGAGCAACAGAAGTAATCACAGCAGCTATCTATAGACCTTGGGATATAGAACGTTTTGAAGTTGGAGATACGACTTTATCGATAGTAGGAAATAGTGTAACAGTAAATCCTAATATTCCTTATACAACTACTCAACTAGCTGATCAAAGAACACATTGTTACGATAAGACGCCTATCGATATTGAAAACCAAACAGGAAGTATTTTTGCTAAGTTTGCCAAGACACATCCTAATTTTCCCAATCAAATTGCAAATCCAGATCCAGCGGCACCGCCTGTTTTTTATATAGAGTTATATGAGTCAAAGGATTTATCCAATCATGTAAGGATTCCTTTGTTCTTTTTTGATGCTAATTTAAGGATATTAGCAGGAGGGAGAGTCCCCGCTAAAATATATGCAGATAAAGGGGTTAAAGATATAGAGGCAAGGACGTATACAGGACATGATTATACCGATGGGGATGAGTTTGAAGTACGTTTTTTAGGGGGGCACCAAATCGAGGTCTATTTAGAAGGAACTTTGATACGTTCTTTTACCTTACCTCGTAGATTAACAAATGAGTATGTGGCTACTGTAGGGTTTAATGATCGTATCAATTTAGATCGTCGTATAGCTTATGATTTAAAATCATCTTTTTGTTCTACCATGCCAGTTGTTAAGACAGTTATCAATCATAATAACAAATATGGGGCAACAGGGAATATAACTTTATTTCCCCTAGATTTGAGCTATGTAAATAATAGTTATACGTACCAATGGTCAACAGGAGCTACCTCTAATAGTATTAGCAATTTGTCAAAAGGAGATTATGTGGTGACAATAACCAATGGGAGTGGAGCAAGTAAAGTTGAAACGTATGAGATATTAGACAAGTTGACGTTAGAAAAAGCAGATCCAGTCAATTCTATTTTAAAGATTGTTGATAATCATGTTACTTGTACACCTGATACCCCCATGCAAACGATATCAGATAATAGGACACATGCATATGATCCTACCGTGATCATTGATGCTGTTCAAGGTGGAGGTAGTGTAAAACTAAGATTTGGGTCACATCATCCTGCTTTTCCAAATCAACATAGTAATGATGATGTTTATAATCAATACAATGCAGTATTTGCGATAAGACTTCAAGCAGCAACAAACCCATTACCTAGTCCTAGTTTTTTCTTAGATTATCCTTTTCAAGTAGTATTTGGTACTCAAGGAAAAGTTTTTACGGCTAACCGAGCCTTTGATTGGCAAGCCCACCATCGTCAATACATACCAAATTTTCATTACCCCAAAGGAGGTTTTGACATAGAGTTGCGCTTTACAGGAAATAAGGTTGTTGAAATTTATATGAATGATATATGGGTGGCAACGAGAACCTTACAAGAGCCAATTGATAAATATAACTTGATAGTAGGTTTTAGTGATGATGCTACTCGTCAACGTCGAATTGCTTATAATATGAGGACTACTTTTAATAGCCAACCACCTGTAAATTATGCGGAGTTGAAATCCCAATTAGATGGAGGATATATACAATTGAAAGACGACTTTTTAAGAATTAAGTTTAATCAAGAGTATGGGGTAGATGGTAGTGGAGAAACAATTAATTATAAAATTTATAAATGGGATAGAACGAGCCATTCAGGAACATTTAATGCCACTTATGGAATAAATTGGAAAGATCTTGATCTATCTGGGTTGAACTTAAATAGTGACGAGCATTACACAATAGAATTTGAAGCAAATAAGGGGGAAAAATATATTCTACGGTTTAAAACAAAACCAAGCCAAATATGAAACAAACTATCGGTTTAGTTTTTAGTATAGGAATTAGCATTTTTATTGGTGCTTTTGTTTATACCATGATTCCACAAACAGCTTTTGTGGATAATCGTCAAATATTTGAGGCATTCGAAGGTAAAAAGGAACTTGAACAACGATTAGAGCAGATGTCTAATAAAAATCAAGGGATACTAGATTCTTTAGGCTTGAAAATACAAGGCATTGAAAAACAAATAGAGATAGATAACCTTGGAAAAGAGCGACTTCATCAATTGCAGCAAGAATATCAGTATTTAAGTCAACTTCATCAAAAAGAATACCAAGAGAAGAGTCAAGAATATACTGAAGCAATATGGAAACAAATATCAGAATATACAAGAGAATATGGTCAATCAAAAGGATATGATTATGTTTTTGGAATAGCAGGACAAGGAACTCTAATGTATGGGAAAGATCATTATAACATTACCAAAGAAGTAATTATTTATATCAATTTGAAGTATGCAGGGAATTAAATATTTTATATTATTTATGATCTTGGTGGGATGTGGAAATAGGGATTTGATTCCATCAGACTATGTAGCATGGGTTAATGATTCTAATAATGGTCTATTGAAGAAAAAATCTATTCATCCTCTAGAAGTGGAGTTGCTGTACAAGCCAATCCCATATATTATAGCAAATGAACAACGTAGTAATACGATTGATGAAGGAATTTATCAAAAACGTATGAAAGACTTAAAGGAATTACAATACTATACTTTAAAGTTAGGCATTTTGGGAGGGGAATTCAATGTAAGTAATTATGAGGTAAGTGACAACGCAACACAACAAGAACGACTCAATTATTTATCTTTTGCTATGCAGAAGGATATAAAGTTAGTAGAAGGGAAAGATACACTAAACTGTGCTTTATACCACTTTGAGCGTTCTTATGATATTACTCCTTATCGAACGTTTGTGTTAGCCTTTCAGCAAAAAGAAATTAATAAAGGAAAAGATAAAACTCTAATACTAGATTTAGCTTATTTTAAAACAGGACCTATAAAGTTAAATTTTAAGGGAGCGGATTTAGTACGCATACCAAACCTAAAACTGTAGAATAAAAATTATGAATGTAATAAACCCAACTCGAATAGCAATGCAGCGTATTGCTTGGTTTTTTATTGTTTTAATGATCAATCAACTGTTCTTTCCTGTTGCTGCTTTAGCACTTACTGCAGGACCTTCTCAACCAGAAGTAAAATCTTTTGAACCAGCAGGGACAACAGAGATGGTGAACCTGTTTTCTGGTGATTTTACCTATAACATACCTTTGTTAGAGGTACCTGGACCAGATGGAGGTTATCCTATTAACCTGTTTTACAATTCGGTGACAAGTATGGAACAGGAGGCTAGTTGGACAGGTTTAGGTTGGAATATCAATGTAGGTTCTCTATCTAGGGGAATGCGAGGTTTGCCAGATGATTTTGATGGTGAAAAAATTGGTCGTAAACTGGATATGCGTAAGAGTGAAAC is a window of Aureispira sp. CCB-E DNA encoding:
- a CDS encoding sigma-54 dependent transcriptional regulator, with protein sequence MEKILISWLAIQNDFVQTRKGKEINLLGPNYLYHQHYYDYEKHILLSSAKSEEVDTAGIFFKNKLYQDFPKHQVQLEYIDIKDVIDLNEVYQKVLPILITYRTAKIDIFFSPGTAVMRLVWFICHQTLGLDTALIQTRKPIYGKTLQPERIYLELQRDAFPSGLIIREANQKQKLKKIPKSKQICITSSLEPVYEEAFKVAQTDVTALILGESGTGKEHLAKYIHQQSLRKDAPFITVNCSAMRDDLLESRLYGHKKGSFTGAITDQEGLFEKAEGGSVFLDEIGDISLYMQQSLLRILQEKEIQPIGKIPKKVNVRIIAATNKDLIQCCEEGKFRWDLYYRLSIVDLEIPSFRSFTKADKKKLINFFLKLYGNIYSRSISLSKKLEEEILTYAFPGNIRELENMIERFYVLGKGQIETSLLPNRIKSPQIVFSTKLSDMEKQHIKKVLEQYHYNLSQTAKALGIVLNTLKKKILLYNIKRK
- the cas10 gene encoding type III-B CRISPR-associated protein Cas10/Cmr2, which codes for MPKHLLLFTIGPVQSFIAQARKTQDLYAGSQLLADLIHSGISYIQGMQGELIYPNDISKTSEFNSDIEKNDNSYPNRIVALLNAKDINVFAKGLENLIQNCFEQKANALFKGVLSSKDQPLGMCEQLKNFLEIYWVAVPYDEGTDNYKNCFKELEANLAIIKNFRQIHQFPKQELGRKCNVDGQYNVKVYRKEFSEKDKKFQDIQYKKLFSQDNFIISPDYKKIQLRHIQPGEGLSAISFFKRLYRNKPNQSFPSTATIALLNLNQPLKQILEAYKDLFGKNCYDNQLLFKDNLTQKYFEKYWIHSKQYEGNSSSKETIKQDQQRLLLAAQKQLENLIKLIKEQKLLYTKYYALLRFDGDSMGKWLAKATQKKQHQTFSKYLMEFAKQARIYLDVKNRGKTVYAGGDDFLGFVNLGSLFEVVAHLRQLFQKIIAQKVEELYPDEADPFTFSMGVVVAHYKTPLSEVVKKSKLLEAQAKLYRKAENQKDNTGLCFMTSSAVLAEAYFKNEDWKILECLVERLKDKDLTNKFIFSFAQELRSLSGEYNFAQTDLLRAATKTELARLIKRSTGSHKKIDTCLIEQLQYLLSEHYKTIDFNKYYLDDQNYIHFLKLAEKLAAELQKND
- a CDS encoding OmpH family outer membrane protein encodes the protein MKQTIGLVFSIGISIFIGAFVYTMIPQTAFVDNRQIFEAFEGKKELEQRLEQMSNKNQGILDSLGLKIQGIEKQIEIDNLGKERLHQLQQEYQYLSQLHQKEYQEKSQEYTEAIWKQISEYTREYGQSKGYDYVFGIAGQGTLMYGKDHYNITKEVIIYINLKYAGN
- the cmr1 gene encoding type III-B CRISPR module RAMP protein Cmr1: MHKIIFTCETITPMFLAGADGKTPELRASSIKGALRFWWRALNGHLSLKELKEREGKIFGNTEQQSRVIILCKNKIAFERQYKLVAHKGNPIKSSPIGEQFEIILKISQKIPLGDEYIFDIEKLKALFEVFCLLGGLGRRARRANGQLKIVSYKLDNLETKYSSVLFGKTLVEKLNLLSLDKNSPFSLGGSNNIIKTTFSNLRQPIPHIYSIEKIILKGNKSCSNLREIISKATHNTKSKKNEWSYSEYIGSGTPRFASPIIFAIYEENSPYILVTKLKTVKEIKNRYKIVNEDCYEIQQKLINHVKKS
- the cmr3 gene encoding type III-B CRISPR module-associated protein Cmr3, with amino-acid sequence MTKKYLKIRPLDTLFFRTGKPFSGGEVSWTESSLLPNPSVFWGAIYSMLMTHGIVDCEKVKSQNPVERKKELEKLKLGRVFLYDGNKGVDRLYLPVPLDTYYEKDNENKTGVFKLIKDANSHLSLSNYQGIPNYKLVAHKDTVIEGSKEAFIDSTSFSNNIYLYPKRGNLSIKSHSKLIEKSHKVGVKRNNQSHTAEEGMLYRINSSQFKEDIYFVVELEVEDHEKKFPSKGLLKLGGEGRGVSYEFFTKERKIHKIKTKLLNSFDESFNYLRLYLYSPTFFDSGTGIDELKEAGFEILSACLGKTQTIGGFDILKNKPKAMQKAVPAGSIYFLRTTPKLSYQKIESKLNQVLKPCDKGFGLFEILPLTIKE